One Leptolyngbya ohadii IS1 genomic window carries:
- a CDS encoding acyl-CoA desaturase — MTPQLFPSAEAAQSPALNWRNVFFFGTIHVLALLAFWHFSWSALGVTIALYWLFGSIGICLGYHRLLTHRSFQVPKLLEYAIALIGSLALQGGPIFWVAGHRQHHAFTEDIDKDPYSARRGFWWSHILWIMYPRAEFFTSASYRKYAPDLARDPFYTWLDRYFLLLQLPLAIGLYALGGWSFVIWGVFVRMVLLWHTTWLINSATHLFGDRPFETEDNSRNLWWVALLTFGEGWHNHHHAYPNVAPAGWHWWQIDMTWWSIRALQALGLAKKVVMPPKQFQTNRRANPTRNA, encoded by the coding sequence ATGACCCCTCAACTATTTCCATCGGCTGAGGCAGCCCAGTCGCCTGCCTTGAACTGGCGCAATGTGTTTTTCTTTGGAACGATTCACGTTCTGGCGTTGTTGGCTTTCTGGCACTTTTCCTGGTCGGCTCTGGGTGTGACGATCGCGCTGTACTGGCTATTTGGCAGCATTGGCATTTGCCTGGGCTATCATCGCCTGTTGACCCATCGCAGCTTTCAGGTGCCCAAACTTTTGGAATATGCAATCGCGCTAATTGGCTCACTCGCGCTTCAGGGCGGTCCGATTTTCTGGGTTGCGGGTCATCGTCAGCATCACGCTTTTACTGAAGACATCGACAAAGACCCCTATTCTGCCCGTCGCGGTTTTTGGTGGAGCCACATTCTTTGGATTATGTATCCCCGCGCCGAATTCTTCACGTCTGCCAGCTATCGCAAGTATGCGCCCGATTTAGCACGAGATCCGTTCTATACCTGGCTCGATCGCTATTTTCTGCTGCTGCAACTGCCGCTGGCGATCGGACTCTATGCGCTGGGGGGCTGGTCGTTTGTGATCTGGGGCGTATTTGTGAGAATGGTGCTGCTGTGGCACACGACCTGGTTAATTAACTCCGCAACGCACCTGTTTGGCGATCGTCCCTTTGAGACCGAAGACAATTCGCGCAATCTCTGGTGGGTTGCTCTCCTGACGTTTGGTGAAGGCTGGCATAATCACCATCATGCTTATCCGAACGTGGCTCCAGCAGGCTGGCATTGGTGGCAGATTGATATGACCTGGTGGTCGATTCGTGCCCTACAGGCGCTCGGACTGGCG